The following coding sequences are from one Paenarthrobacter ureafaciens window:
- a CDS encoding GAF domain-containing protein translates to MRNPIHPPLPGSDAAQLLQRRALNGHEHLDGVALGADHVPGLRRLVRESWQRSAQLKANPDAAEAPLAMDSDELEDYRRQHPLATIMPVIRKLLIQPSHESGLLVAVGDEVGRLLWVDGDPVMQRRAEGMMFVAGSDWSEASVGTSAPGTALALDRSIQISGAEHFKRSVHPWSCTAVPFHDPDSGALLGVVDITGTEAAVAPHTLSLVEATVAAAQAQLRIERLQLAAAAFEKPRRRSSPPGAAVTGGGVKDRNTLYRNSLQLLGRDQALLSLGGRSVTLSARHSEILAILGNHPEGLSADELCARLYPGQGSAVTLRAEMVRLRKVVQELSPEAVPESRPYRLPVELLPDSDQVLSCLQRGAHRIALEIYKGAVLPRSEAPGVVQLRERVSHLLREALLTDGSVDSLLKYAALPEAKYDADLRLAILRLLPPRSPKRAAIVADLERLEDELGA, encoded by the coding sequence ATGAGGAACCCGATCCATCCGCCGCTTCCGGGCTCGGATGCCGCCCAACTGCTGCAGCGTCGTGCCTTGAACGGTCACGAGCACTTGGACGGGGTGGCGCTCGGCGCCGACCATGTCCCGGGGCTTCGCAGGCTGGTCCGGGAGTCGTGGCAGCGTTCTGCGCAGTTGAAAGCGAACCCCGATGCGGCCGAGGCTCCGCTTGCCATGGACAGTGACGAGTTGGAGGATTACCGGCGCCAGCACCCGCTCGCCACCATCATGCCGGTGATCCGCAAGCTCCTCATCCAGCCAAGCCACGAGAGCGGTTTGCTGGTCGCGGTGGGAGACGAGGTCGGCCGCCTCCTGTGGGTGGACGGCGACCCCGTGATGCAGCGGCGCGCGGAGGGCATGATGTTCGTTGCCGGTTCGGACTGGTCCGAGGCTTCGGTGGGGACCAGCGCCCCGGGGACCGCACTGGCCCTTGACCGCAGCATCCAGATTTCCGGGGCTGAGCACTTCAAGCGTTCCGTGCATCCGTGGAGCTGCACCGCTGTCCCGTTCCACGATCCCGATTCCGGTGCCCTGCTGGGGGTCGTCGACATCACCGGCACCGAGGCGGCTGTTGCTCCCCATACGCTCTCGCTGGTGGAGGCCACTGTTGCCGCAGCCCAGGCGCAGTTGCGGATCGAACGTCTCCAACTCGCCGCTGCGGCCTTCGAAAAACCACGACGCCGGAGCTCACCCCCGGGTGCTGCGGTCACCGGCGGAGGGGTCAAGGACAGGAACACGCTGTACCGCAACAGCCTGCAACTGCTGGGCAGGGACCAGGCGTTATTGAGTCTCGGTGGCAGGAGCGTCACGCTGTCGGCGCGGCACAGCGAAATCCTGGCGATCCTCGGAAACCACCCGGAAGGTCTGAGCGCCGACGAGTTGTGCGCACGCCTCTACCCGGGCCAGGGATCGGCCGTGACGCTGCGCGCGGAGATGGTCCGGTTGCGCAAGGTGGTGCAGGAACTGAGCCCTGAAGCTGTTCCCGAATCCCGTCCGTACCGGCTTCCCGTTGAGCTGCTGCCTGATTCGGACCAGGTCCTGAGCTGCCTGCAACGCGGCGCACACCGCATCGCCCTGGAAATTTACAAAGGTGCCGTTCTTCCGCGTTCGGAGGCTCCCGGCGTCGTGCAGTTGCGTGAGCGCGTTTCGCACTTGCTGCGCGAGGCGCTGCTTACCGACGGCAGTGTGGATTCGCTCCTGAAGTACGCCGCGTTGCCGGAGGCAAAGTACGACGCCGACCTCCGCCTTGCGATCCTGAGGCTCCTGCCGCCGCGCTCGCCCAAGCGGGCTGCGATCGTGGCAGACCTTGAGCGGCTTGAGGATGAACTGGGCGCGTGA